One genomic segment of Actinoplanes ianthinogenes includes these proteins:
- the xerD gene encoding site-specific tyrosine recombinase XerD, with product MSLDRAIQAYLDHLGVERGLSRNTLASYRRDLDRYAEQLTAAGIEELADVRPADVTGHLATLRAGGLASSSAARAISAVRGLHRFAVRERLVAHDVAADVHPPSPPKRLPKALDVDQVNRLLAVPAGDTPLGLRDRALLEFLYGTGARISEAVGADIDDLSFAEENTAILRGKGGRTRLVPVGGYAKNALDAYLVRARPVLADAGRGTPAIFLNARGGRLSRQSAWTVLHRCATAAGLPVDGPYAVSPHTLRHSYATHLLDGGADVRVVQELLGHASVTTTQVYTLVTVERLREVYATSHPRAR from the coding sequence CTGAGTCTCGACCGGGCGATCCAGGCGTACCTCGACCACCTCGGGGTGGAACGTGGCCTGTCCCGCAACACGCTCGCGTCGTACCGCCGCGACCTGGACCGGTACGCCGAGCAGCTGACCGCCGCCGGCATCGAGGAACTCGCCGACGTCCGCCCGGCCGACGTCACCGGCCACCTGGCCACCCTGCGCGCCGGCGGGCTGGCCTCGTCCTCCGCGGCCCGGGCGATCAGCGCGGTGCGTGGCCTGCACCGGTTCGCCGTCCGGGAACGCCTGGTCGCCCACGACGTGGCCGCCGACGTGCACCCGCCGTCGCCCCCGAAACGCCTGCCCAAGGCCCTGGACGTGGACCAGGTGAACCGGTTGCTCGCGGTACCGGCCGGGGACACCCCCCTCGGCCTGCGCGACCGGGCCCTGCTGGAATTCCTCTACGGCACCGGCGCCCGGATCTCCGAGGCGGTCGGCGCGGACATCGACGACCTTTCTTTTGCGGAGGAGAACACCGCGATCCTGCGTGGTAAGGGCGGCCGGACCAGGCTCGTCCCGGTCGGCGGCTATGCCAAGAACGCGCTGGACGCGTACCTCGTGCGCGCCCGCCCGGTGCTCGCCGACGCCGGCCGTGGCACCCCGGCGATCTTCCTGAACGCCCGCGGCGGCCGGCTGTCCCGGCAGAGCGCCTGGACCGTGCTGCACCGCTGCGCCACCGCCGCCGGCCTCCCCGTCGACGGCCCGTACGCCGTGAGCCCGCACACTTTGCGGCACTCGTACGCCACGCATCTGCTCGACGGCGGGGCCGATGTGCGCGTGGTTCAGGAACTGCTGGGACACGCCTCGGTCACCACGACGCAGGTGTATACCCTGGTGACCGTCGAGCGCCTGCGAGAGGTTTACGCGACTTCTCACCCGCGCGCTCGTTAG
- a CDS encoding cellulose binding domain-containing protein has product MKIRTMALLAAGSLVAAGTLLAALPPASAASAGCTVTYQVASSWPGGFQGDVTVKNLGDPLTSWSLGFDFPDAGQKVTQGWSAAWSQSGAHVTAASMSWNGSLATNASVGLGFTGSWTGANPVPTTFTLNGVACTGGVSPSSPSPSPSTTTPPPPTGAAPALKVSGNTFVTSAGAEHRLYGVNRSGGEFACIQGNGIWDGPMDQASIDAMRSWKIRTVRVPLNEECWLGTPDVPAAYGGATYQTAVKNYVNLLVQNGITPIVEMHWNYGQYTGTSSGCSDVKATCQKPMPDAQYAPSFWTGVATAFKGNDAVVLDLFNEPYPERATGDATSGWKCWRDGGTCAGIAYRVAGFQSLVNAVRDTGATNVIMIGGLAYSNDLSQWLTYKPSDPLNNLAAFAHIYNFNSCANAGCWNSQLAPVAAQVPLTLSEIGENDCAHGFIDSLMDWADATKVGYLGWTWNTWDCSTGPSLISNHNGTATAFGQGLKDRLARVSN; this is encoded by the coding sequence ATGAAGATCCGTACGATGGCGCTGCTCGCCGCCGGTTCGCTGGTGGCGGCGGGCACGCTGCTCGCGGCGCTGCCCCCGGCGTCCGCGGCGAGCGCCGGCTGCACCGTCACCTATCAGGTCGCCAGCTCCTGGCCCGGCGGCTTCCAGGGCGACGTCACGGTCAAGAACCTCGGCGACCCGCTCACCTCCTGGTCCCTCGGCTTCGACTTCCCGGACGCCGGGCAGAAGGTCACCCAGGGCTGGAGCGCCGCCTGGAGCCAATCCGGCGCGCACGTCACCGCGGCGAGCATGAGCTGGAACGGCTCGCTGGCCACCAACGCGTCGGTGGGCCTCGGCTTCACCGGCTCCTGGACCGGCGCGAACCCGGTGCCGACCACCTTCACGCTGAACGGCGTGGCCTGCACCGGTGGGGTTTCCCCGAGCAGCCCGTCGCCGAGCCCCTCGACGACCACCCCGCCGCCTCCCACCGGCGCGGCCCCGGCTTTGAAGGTGAGCGGCAACACGTTCGTCACCAGTGCCGGCGCCGAGCACCGCCTGTACGGCGTCAACCGCTCCGGCGGCGAGTTCGCCTGCATCCAGGGCAACGGCATCTGGGACGGCCCGATGGACCAGGCCTCGATCGACGCCATGCGCTCCTGGAAGATCCGCACCGTCCGGGTGCCGCTCAACGAGGAATGCTGGCTGGGCACCCCCGACGTCCCGGCCGCGTACGGCGGCGCCACGTACCAGACCGCCGTCAAGAACTACGTCAACCTGCTGGTCCAGAACGGCATCACGCCGATCGTCGAGATGCACTGGAACTACGGCCAGTACACCGGCACCTCGTCCGGCTGCTCCGACGTCAAGGCCACCTGCCAGAAGCCGATGCCCGACGCCCAGTACGCCCCGTCGTTCTGGACCGGCGTGGCCACCGCCTTCAAGGGCAACGACGCGGTCGTCCTCGACCTGTTCAACGAGCCGTACCCGGAGCGGGCCACCGGCGACGCCACCAGCGGCTGGAAGTGCTGGCGGGACGGCGGCACCTGCGCCGGCATCGCCTACCGGGTGGCCGGTTTCCAGAGCCTGGTGAACGCGGTCCGGGACACCGGCGCCACCAACGTCATCATGATCGGTGGCCTGGCGTACTCGAACGACCTGAGCCAGTGGCTGACCTACAAGCCGAGCGACCCGCTGAACAACCTGGCCGCGTTCGCGCACATCTACAACTTCAACAGCTGTGCGAACGCCGGCTGCTGGAACAGCCAGCTCGCCCCGGTGGCCGCGCAGGTGCCGCTCACCCTGAGCGAGATCGGTGAGAACGACTGCGCCCACGGCTTCATCGACTCTCTGATGGACTGGGCCGACGCCACCAAGGTCGGCTACCTGGGCTGGACCTGGAACACCTGGGACTGCTCGACCGGGCCGTCGCTGATCAGCAACCACAACGGGACGGCGACCGCTTTCGGTCAGGGCCTCAAGGACCGCCTGGCGAGGGTGTCCAACTAG
- a CDS encoding barstar family protein yields the protein MSGGFPWLLVDQNIDDGDAVVAACADIDGLFADPGEPPVERYTLLGCAPAGRLRAACDGYGSAWLGNIGLETIHRPDSKHPRECWECTEELLDLTVLSARPAGYGVYDVVLEGRLRIDPEHRKRRRGPDRAPEADGYVLTGITGEGEEMFGTCQDVSGVFRPRPQPLPKPATLIGCRPEPRLRRAIEAQQRGAARHRRMIIASIYSVADDGTATHMLDSGLGAEVADVRPSVLGDALVDVTFESSYGDAIKGGRPTGAREIWELWRRGRPEKPGLWADFPAALRHEWAGAALAHHRPGPDRRSGRTYHLDGRYITDEDGFYCAIGEAINGPGGYFGWNTGALHDCLLGDWGAAPGFRLIWHDSEVARRHLVPGYDRRDWCPAVTMDHLLAWLAEDGVEVELR from the coding sequence ATGAGTGGCGGCTTCCCCTGGCTTCTCGTCGACCAGAACATCGACGACGGCGACGCGGTCGTGGCGGCGTGTGCCGACATCGACGGTCTCTTCGCCGACCCCGGGGAGCCGCCGGTCGAGCGGTACACGCTGCTGGGCTGCGCCCCGGCCGGCCGGCTGCGGGCGGCCTGCGACGGCTACGGCTCGGCCTGGCTGGGCAACATCGGACTGGAGACCATCCACCGGCCCGACTCGAAGCACCCCCGGGAGTGCTGGGAGTGCACCGAGGAGCTGCTCGACCTGACCGTCCTGTCGGCCCGCCCGGCCGGCTACGGGGTCTACGACGTGGTCCTGGAGGGCCGGCTGCGGATCGACCCGGAGCACCGCAAGCGGCGGCGCGGCCCGGACCGGGCGCCGGAGGCCGACGGGTACGTGCTGACCGGCATCACCGGCGAGGGCGAGGAGATGTTCGGCACTTGCCAGGACGTGTCCGGTGTGTTCCGGCCCAGGCCGCAGCCCCTGCCGAAACCGGCGACGCTGATCGGCTGCCGGCCCGAGCCGCGACTGCGCCGGGCCATCGAGGCACAGCAGCGGGGCGCCGCCCGGCACCGCCGGATGATCATCGCGTCGATCTACAGCGTGGCCGACGACGGGACCGCCACGCACATGCTGGACAGTGGGCTGGGCGCCGAGGTGGCCGACGTGCGGCCGTCGGTGCTCGGCGACGCCCTGGTCGACGTGACGTTCGAGAGCTCGTACGGGGATGCGATCAAAGGCGGACGACCGACCGGGGCCCGGGAGATCTGGGAGCTGTGGCGGCGGGGGCGGCCGGAGAAGCCGGGACTGTGGGCCGACTTCCCGGCGGCGCTGCGCCACGAGTGGGCCGGGGCGGCGCTCGCGCATCACCGGCCGGGGCCGGACCGGCGCTCCGGGCGGACGTACCACCTGGACGGGCGGTACATCACCGACGAGGACGGGTTCTACTGCGCGATCGGCGAGGCGATCAACGGGCCGGGTGGGTACTTCGGGTGGAACACCGGTGCGCTGCACGACTGCCTGCTCGGGGACTGGGGTGCGGCGCCCGGCTTCCGGCTGATCTGGCACGATTCCGAGGTCGCCCGGCGGCACCTGGTGCCGGGATACGACCGGCGGGACTGGTGCCCGGCGGTGACGATGGACCATCTGCTGGCCTGGCTGGCGGAGGACGGGGTCGAGGTTGAGTTACGGTGA
- a CDS encoding ParA family protein: MAGNGDRAEAWTTALRDQQNSLDLGADLGPADPTAYTMRRPIPEPMPTDRHGPARIIALANQKGGVGKTTTTINLGAALAEYGRKVLLVDFDPQGACSVGLGVNPHNLDLSIYNLLMQDDVTTEDVIIKTDVAGLHLLPANIDLSAAEIQLVNEVAREMALARALRSVRKEYDFILIDCQPSLGLLAINALTIAHGVLIPLECEFFSLRGVALLLDTIDKVRERLNFDLELEGILATMYDSRTTHCRQVLQRVVEAFGDKVYQTVITKTVKFPESTVAGAPITTLDPASSGARNYRQLAREVIAAKVERG; encoded by the coding sequence ATGGCAGGGAACGGCGACCGTGCGGAAGCCTGGACAACCGCGCTCCGCGATCAGCAGAATTCCCTGGATCTGGGCGCTGACCTCGGTCCTGCCGACCCTACGGCGTACACGATGCGCCGTCCGATCCCCGAGCCGATGCCCACCGACCGGCACGGCCCGGCCCGGATCATCGCGCTGGCGAACCAGAAGGGTGGCGTCGGAAAGACGACGACCACCATCAACCTGGGCGCCGCACTCGCGGAGTACGGTCGCAAGGTTCTGCTCGTCGACTTCGACCCGCAGGGCGCCTGCTCGGTCGGTCTCGGGGTCAACCCGCACAACCTCGACCTGAGCATCTACAACCTGCTCATGCAGGACGACGTCACCACCGAGGACGTCATCATCAAGACCGATGTGGCCGGCCTGCACCTGCTCCCGGCCAACATCGACCTCTCCGCGGCCGAGATCCAGCTGGTCAACGAGGTGGCGCGCGAGATGGCCCTGGCCCGCGCGCTCCGCTCGGTCCGCAAGGAGTACGACTTCATCCTGATCGACTGCCAGCCCTCCCTGGGCCTGCTGGCGATCAACGCGCTGACCATCGCGCACGGCGTGCTCATCCCGCTGGAGTGCGAGTTCTTCTCGCTGCGCGGTGTCGCCCTGCTGCTCGACACCATCGACAAGGTGCGCGAGCGGCTCAACTTCGACCTGGAGCTCGAGGGCATCCTCGCCACCATGTACGACTCGCGCACCACGCACTGCCGCCAGGTGTTGCAGCGGGTGGTCGAGGCGTTCGGCGACAAGGTTTACCAGACCGTGATCACCAAGACGGTGAAATTCCCGGAGTCGACCGTGGCCGGCGCGCCGATCACTACGCTGGATCCGGCGTCCTCGGGCGCCCGCAACTACCGTCAGCTGGCTCGCGAGGTCATCGCCGCCAAGGTCGAACGAGGGTAG
- a CDS encoding NAD(P)H-binding protein — MYVVTGATGNVGRPLTQALAASGAEVRAVSRNAPRWRADLADPESLRPVVAGAEAFFLLVSGAGAHLDGPAIVDVVKAGGVPKIVLLSSQAAGTRPDAVSHAPLRELERTVRESGLDWVVLRPGGFMSNTFAWAEPVRRHRAVAGPFGDVGLPLVDPADIAGVAAAALVDPVHAGRTYVLTGPELSTPRQRAAQLAEVLGEPVRFTEQTPEQAREQLLTFMPEPVADGTLAILGAPTEQERRISPDVDRVLGRPARTFAAWARQNADAFR; from the coding sequence ATGTACGTGGTGACAGGCGCGACCGGCAACGTCGGACGACCGCTGACCCAGGCGCTGGCGGCGTCCGGCGCCGAGGTGCGAGCGGTGTCCCGCAACGCCCCACGCTGGCGGGCCGACCTGGCCGACCCGGAGAGCCTGCGCCCGGTGGTGGCCGGCGCCGAGGCGTTCTTCCTGCTGGTCTCCGGCGCCGGCGCCCACCTGGACGGCCCGGCGATCGTCGACGTGGTGAAGGCCGGGGGCGTACCGAAAATCGTCCTGCTCTCCTCGCAGGCGGCCGGCACCCGGCCGGACGCGGTGTCGCACGCGCCGCTGCGCGAGCTGGAGCGGACCGTGCGCGAGTCGGGCCTGGACTGGGTGGTGCTGCGACCCGGCGGGTTCATGTCGAACACCTTCGCGTGGGCCGAGCCGGTCCGCCGGCACCGGGCGGTGGCCGGCCCGTTCGGGGACGTCGGGCTGCCGCTGGTCGACCCGGCGGACATCGCCGGGGTGGCCGCGGCGGCGCTGGTGGACCCGGTGCACGCCGGCCGGACCTACGTGCTGACCGGGCCGGAGCTGAGCACGCCCCGGCAGCGAGCCGCGCAGCTCGCGGAGGTTCTGGGCGAGCCGGTGCGGTTCACCGAGCAGACCCCGGAGCAGGCCCGCGAGCAGCTGCTGACCTTCATGCCGGAGCCGGTCGCGGACGGCACCCTGGCCATCCTCGGCGCGCCGACCGAGCAGGAGCGGCGGATCAGCCCGGATGTCGATCGGGTGCTGGGGCGGCCGGCGCGCACGTTCGCCGCATGGGCGCGGCAGAACGCGGACGCGTTCCGCTGA
- a CDS encoding ATP-binding protein codes for MTAVLTAAEPSGAWAWTGMRITAAADLTELREYAGLKEEERVGKAISEQITFLAAQLGERAGAALELRWWWRPETATLEAYLLTRVWGPDEPAARAAAEAAASRLSAAPRHVFTAALTDSELHAALQPFTPHPAGAVEVRKRVLVETPHRPDAGVLYYFAVQPFTGTYRSWEPLLRAITSLPHPVVVTVGLNPMPVPGSLNQAVALSASHYKRLATDGEYQHGGLYGGRVKLTPDAFAVEAEKMYADAGRRYQGSAFRIRVAVCAPQPLGDDLPSVIGATISSSERGAAENYLTSHATGATYTLERPSGPQLEIFTRNLGSLSFGDWGGHPVWRGPAPPSAALYPLTWIVDAEEATAAFRLPIAAHGTLPRFPVRARTPAVVADYTPSGPHLVLGGQPDAGPLGVELADLNRHALFLGTTGSGKTDSTLSFVRQLWGTHRVPFTVLEPVNAERDDYRWLATLPGFEELLIFTVGDEHTAPLRLNPFEVPPGVRVATHAANLRACFDAAFGLWDPLPAIYARALREMYQKAGFDLAEIAGEADTWPVLADFVAAITEVTDGLDYAGEVRSNILAASRLRAESLAEGACGTTLSAARSFPVADLLSRPVVIELAAIGDDTKEQALVMALLLNAMTEHYKAHREGSRLAHVTVIEEAHRLLGRPAPGGDTRQGDAQARAAETFANTLAENRKYGEGLVIVEQSPSKLIADAYKNTNLKVMHQLLSAEDRDLIGDTMRFSDDQRAYAGALPKMSAFAFHSRLDRPALVAVDDVRARDAAQRGLPEAPLAGNDELTRRHRAWLAGNPAASAAMTPQAPCGICPVRCSFAYAANRAAEAHIPAFRERMKSWPSARDDRPAWWEATGELLESWGAVKRPHRAGPDDPHWRTAVFVALLEKAYSGDTGRWRALYRDHLTRMRQDAAR; via the coding sequence ATGACCGCCGTGCTCACGGCCGCCGAGCCGTCCGGCGCCTGGGCGTGGACCGGCATGCGGATCACGGCCGCGGCCGACCTCACCGAGCTGCGCGAGTACGCCGGGCTCAAGGAGGAGGAACGGGTCGGCAAGGCGATCTCCGAGCAGATCACGTTCCTGGCGGCGCAGCTCGGCGAGCGGGCCGGGGCGGCGCTCGAGCTGCGCTGGTGGTGGCGGCCGGAGACGGCCACGCTCGAGGCGTACCTGCTGACCCGGGTGTGGGGTCCGGACGAGCCGGCCGCCCGGGCCGCCGCCGAGGCCGCCGCGAGCCGCCTGTCCGCCGCGCCGCGGCACGTCTTCACGGCGGCGCTGACCGATTCCGAGCTGCACGCGGCGCTGCAGCCGTTCACGCCGCACCCGGCGGGCGCTGTCGAGGTGCGTAAACGGGTGCTGGTGGAGACGCCGCACCGGCCGGACGCCGGGGTGCTCTACTACTTCGCGGTGCAGCCGTTCACCGGCACGTACCGGTCGTGGGAGCCGCTGCTGCGGGCGATCACCAGCCTCCCGCACCCCGTGGTGGTCACCGTCGGGCTCAACCCGATGCCGGTGCCCGGCTCGCTGAACCAGGCGGTCGCGCTCTCCGCGTCGCACTACAAGCGGCTCGCGACGGACGGCGAGTACCAGCACGGCGGCCTCTACGGTGGACGGGTCAAGCTCACCCCGGACGCGTTCGCGGTCGAGGCCGAGAAGATGTACGCCGACGCCGGCCGCCGCTACCAGGGCTCCGCGTTCCGGATCCGGGTCGCGGTCTGTGCACCCCAGCCGCTCGGCGACGACCTGCCGTCGGTGATCGGCGCGACCATCTCCAGCAGCGAGCGCGGCGCCGCGGAGAACTACCTGACCAGCCACGCGACCGGGGCGACCTACACCCTGGAACGGCCGTCCGGCCCGCAGCTGGAGATCTTCACCCGCAACCTGGGGTCGCTGTCGTTCGGCGACTGGGGCGGTCACCCGGTGTGGCGCGGACCGGCCCCGCCCAGCGCCGCACTCTACCCGCTGACCTGGATCGTCGACGCCGAGGAGGCCACCGCCGCGTTCCGGCTGCCGATCGCGGCGCACGGCACCCTCCCGCGTTTCCCGGTACGCGCCCGTACGCCGGCCGTGGTCGCCGACTACACCCCGTCCGGGCCGCACCTGGTCCTCGGCGGACAGCCGGACGCCGGGCCGCTCGGCGTCGAGCTGGCCGACCTGAACCGGCACGCGCTGTTCCTCGGCACCACCGGGTCCGGCAAGACCGACTCGACGCTGTCGTTCGTGCGGCAGCTGTGGGGTACGCACCGCGTCCCGTTCACCGTGCTCGAGCCGGTCAACGCCGAGCGCGACGACTACCGGTGGCTGGCCACCCTGCCCGGGTTCGAGGAGCTGCTGATCTTCACGGTCGGTGACGAGCACACCGCGCCGCTGCGGCTCAACCCGTTCGAGGTGCCGCCCGGGGTGCGCGTCGCCACCCACGCCGCCAACCTGCGGGCCTGCTTCGACGCCGCCTTCGGCCTGTGGGACCCGCTTCCGGCGATCTACGCGCGAGCGCTCCGGGAGATGTACCAGAAAGCCGGTTTCGATCTCGCGGAGATCGCCGGCGAGGCGGACACCTGGCCGGTGCTGGCCGACTTCGTCGCGGCGATCACCGAGGTCACCGACGGTCTGGACTACGCCGGCGAGGTGCGCTCCAACATCCTGGCGGCGTCCCGGCTGCGCGCCGAGTCACTGGCCGAGGGCGCCTGCGGGACCACCCTCTCGGCGGCCCGCTCGTTCCCGGTCGCCGACCTGCTCAGCCGCCCTGTGGTGATCGAACTGGCCGCGATCGGCGACGACACCAAGGAGCAGGCGCTGGTCATGGCGCTGCTGTTGAACGCGATGACCGAGCACTACAAGGCGCACCGGGAGGGGTCCCGGCTGGCCCACGTCACCGTGATCGAGGAGGCGCACCGGCTGCTCGGGCGCCCCGCTCCCGGCGGCGACACCCGGCAGGGCGACGCCCAGGCCAGGGCGGCCGAGACGTTCGCGAACACGCTCGCGGAGAACCGCAAGTACGGCGAGGGCCTGGTGATCGTGGAACAGTCGCCGTCGAAGCTGATCGCGGACGCGTACAAGAACACCAACCTCAAGGTGATGCATCAGCTGCTCTCCGCCGAGGACCGCGACCTGATCGGCGACACCATGCGGTTCTCCGACGACCAGCGGGCGTACGCGGGCGCTCTGCCGAAGATGTCCGCCTTCGCTTTCCACTCTCGCCTCGACCGTCCCGCGCTGGTCGCGGTCGACGACGTGCGGGCCCGCGACGCCGCCCAGCGCGGCCTGCCGGAGGCCCCGCTGGCCGGCAACGACGAACTGACCCGGCGGCATCGCGCGTGGCTGGCCGGCAACCCCGCGGCCTCGGCCGCCATGACGCCCCAGGCGCCCTGCGGCATCTGCCCCGTCCGCTGTTCCTTCGCGTACGCCGCGAACCGCGCCGCCGAGGCCCACATACCCGCCTTCCGCGAGCGGATGAAGTCCTGGCCGTCCGCGCGGGACGACCGTCCCGCCTGGTGGGAGGCGACCGGCGAGCTGCTGGAGTCGTGGGGCGCCGTGAAGCGTCCCCACCGAGCCGGACCTGACGACCCGCACTGGCGCACCGCGGTGTTCGTGGCGCTGCTGGAGAAGGCGTACAGCGGCGACACCGGCCGCTGGCGCGCTCTGTACCGAGACCACCTGACGCGAATGCGGCAAGACGCGGCACGATGA
- a CDS encoding VOC family protein yields the protein MSFPRLQSIVLDAPDARELAEFYRHLLGLRYRPGDEPPAPGQDDVNGRDWLVLEGADGGVRLAFQQEPKLKPTTWPDQEIPQQIHLDTTVPSVEELNRQHERALSLGATLRFDRSDDPEEPLRVYADPAGHTFCVFVAS from the coding sequence ATGAGCTTTCCGAGACTGCAATCGATCGTGCTGGACGCTCCGGACGCGCGGGAACTCGCCGAGTTCTACCGCCACCTGCTGGGCCTGCGATACCGGCCCGGTGACGAGCCGCCCGCGCCGGGGCAGGACGACGTCAACGGCCGGGACTGGCTGGTCCTGGAGGGTGCCGACGGCGGGGTGCGGCTGGCGTTCCAGCAGGAGCCGAAGCTGAAACCGACCACCTGGCCGGACCAGGAGATCCCGCAGCAGATCCACCTGGACACCACGGTGCCGTCGGTCGAGGAACTGAACCGGCAGCACGAGCGGGCGCTGAGCCTCGGCGCCACCCTGCGGTTCGACCGCAGCGACGACCCGGAGGAGCCGCTCCGCGTTTACGCCGACCCGGCCGGTCACACCTTCTGCGTCTTCGTCGCGTCGTAG
- a CDS encoding winged helix-turn-helix transcriptional regulator, translating into MTDPELACPIAPVVDIVFSRWTTPILWALHEFGRQRFVELERRLPSITPKVLTQRLRQLERDGLLTRTYHPEVPPRVEYEISDLGRSLSPVFAQLATWAGDHLGDVAAARESYDATKTQKV; encoded by the coding sequence ATGACCGATCCGGAGCTGGCCTGCCCGATCGCGCCGGTGGTCGACATCGTCTTCAGCCGGTGGACCACGCCGATCCTCTGGGCGCTGCACGAGTTCGGCCGGCAGCGGTTCGTCGAGCTGGAGCGCCGGCTGCCCAGCATCACGCCGAAGGTGCTGACCCAGCGGTTGCGGCAGCTGGAGCGTGACGGCCTGCTCACCCGCACGTACCATCCGGAGGTCCCGCCCCGGGTGGAGTATGAGATCAGCGACCTGGGCCGCAGCCTCTCCCCGGTCTTCGCCCAGCTGGCCACCTGGGCCGGTGACCACCTGGGCGACGTCGCGGCGGCCCGGGAGTCCTACGACGCGACGAAGACGCAGAAGGTGTGA
- the ald gene encoding alanine dehydrogenase → MKVGIPSEVKNNEFRVAITPAGVFEFSRAGHEVFVQSAAGLGSSITDADYRDAGATILPDADAVWAEGDLILKVKEPVASEYHRMRPGQVLFTYLHLAASKECTDALIDRKVTGIAYETVELPDRSLPLLAPMSEVAGRLAPQVGAYHLMRQGGGRGVLMGGVPGVYAAKVVVIGAGVSGMNAAAIALGMQAEVMLLDRNIARLRAADADYRGHLQTIASNAYEIERAVLDADLVVGAVLVPGAKAPTLISNDLVERMKPGSVLVDISIDQGGCFEASRPTTHDDPTYRVHGSMFYCVANMPGAVPHTSTYALTNVTLPYALELANRGWRDALRRDPALAAGLNTHDGHVTYGPVAEAHGMTAMALTEVLN, encoded by the coding sequence GTGAAGGTAGGTATTCCCAGCGAGGTCAAGAACAACGAGTTCCGGGTGGCGATCACCCCGGCCGGGGTCTTCGAGTTCAGCCGGGCCGGGCACGAGGTGTTCGTGCAGAGCGCGGCCGGGCTCGGCTCGTCGATCACCGACGCCGACTACCGGGACGCCGGCGCCACCATCCTGCCGGACGCCGACGCGGTGTGGGCGGAGGGCGACCTGATCCTCAAGGTCAAGGAGCCGGTGGCCAGCGAGTACCACCGGATGCGGCCCGGGCAGGTGCTCTTCACATACCTGCACCTGGCGGCGTCCAAGGAGTGCACCGACGCGCTGATCGACCGGAAGGTGACCGGGATCGCGTACGAGACGGTGGAGCTGCCGGACCGGTCGCTGCCGCTGCTGGCCCCGATGTCCGAGGTGGCCGGCCGGCTCGCGCCGCAGGTCGGTGCGTACCACCTGATGCGGCAGGGCGGCGGGCGCGGTGTGCTGATGGGCGGGGTGCCCGGCGTGTACGCGGCCAAGGTGGTGGTGATCGGCGCCGGCGTGTCCGGGATGAACGCGGCCGCCATCGCGCTCGGCATGCAGGCCGAGGTGATGCTGCTGGACCGCAACATCGCCCGGTTGCGGGCGGCCGACGCCGACTACCGGGGGCACTTGCAGACGATCGCCTCCAACGCGTACGAGATCGAACGCGCCGTCCTGGACGCGGACCTGGTCGTCGGCGCGGTCCTGGTCCCCGGCGCGAAAGCGCCGACGCTGATCTCCAACGACCTGGTGGAGCGGATGAAACCGGGCAGCGTGCTGGTCGACATCTCGATCGACCAGGGCGGCTGCTTCGAGGCGTCCCGGCCGACCACCCACGACGACCCGACCTACCGGGTGCACGGCTCGATGTTCTACTGCGTGGCGAACATGCCCGGGGCGGTGCCGCACACCAGCACCTACGCGTTGACCAACGTGACTCTCCCGTACGCTCTGGAACTGGCCAACCGCGGCTGGCGGGACGCGCTGCGCCGCGATCCCGCGCTCGCCGCCGGCCTGAACACGCACGACGGTCACGTGACCTACGGACCGGTGGCCGAGGCGCACGGCATGACGGCGATGGCCCTGACGGAGGTGCTGAACTGA